A region of Pyxidicoccus parkwaysis DNA encodes the following proteins:
- a CDS encoding sigma 54-interacting transcriptional regulator yields the protein MEKDPSTLQPSGADGGASGSGEEKVPGLLRLFCGDAAMAEVLPLGEGALELGRGAAVLGEVQDPRMSRRHARVHFDGRRFWVTDLGSQNGTFVEGKQVPAGTPHEAQRVIRMGDSLFVPSADVGPLARQGVVVRDGFVRGHAMQRLLAEVARLAQVGSTLHIHGESGAGKEGVARAFHQSGPRSAGPFVAVNCAAIPQSLAERLLFGARRGAYSGADTDAQGYLQAADGGTLFLDEVVELDLSVQAKLLRVLETREVLSLGAAKPKAVDLHVCSASNKDLRARVAGGQLREDLYFRLGRPEVMLPPLRQRPEELPLLLQQEVRQVAPALGLHVSLVEECLLRPWPGNVRELRVEVRSAAQAALLVGEARVKAIHLSPSAGTAFGPAMSTPVAMETDKVRREAPSRAPPLESEERARIEEALRQQGGNVAAAARALGMHRTQLRRLLARHGITTAHDAERD from the coding sequence ATGGAGAAGGACCCATCGACACTGCAGCCGAGCGGAGCGGATGGAGGCGCGAGCGGCTCCGGCGAGGAGAAGGTGCCGGGCCTGCTGCGCCTGTTCTGCGGAGACGCGGCGATGGCGGAGGTGTTGCCGCTGGGGGAAGGGGCCCTGGAATTGGGACGGGGCGCCGCCGTGCTGGGGGAGGTCCAGGACCCGCGTATGTCCCGGCGTCACGCTCGCGTCCACTTCGACGGGCGGCGCTTCTGGGTGACGGACCTCGGCAGTCAGAACGGCACGTTCGTGGAGGGGAAGCAGGTGCCCGCCGGAACGCCGCACGAGGCGCAGCGGGTCATCCGCATGGGGGACTCGCTGTTCGTGCCCAGCGCCGACGTGGGGCCCCTCGCGCGGCAGGGCGTGGTGGTCCGGGACGGCTTCGTGCGTGGCCACGCGATGCAGCGGTTGCTGGCGGAGGTGGCGCGGCTTGCGCAGGTCGGGTCCACGCTGCACATCCACGGAGAGAGTGGGGCGGGCAAGGAGGGCGTGGCGCGAGCCTTCCATCAGAGCGGCCCCCGGAGCGCGGGGCCCTTCGTGGCGGTCAACTGCGCGGCGATTCCCCAGAGTCTCGCCGAGCGGCTGCTGTTCGGCGCCAGGCGCGGCGCGTACTCCGGCGCCGATACGGATGCCCAGGGCTATCTCCAGGCGGCGGACGGCGGCACGCTGTTCCTGGATGAAGTGGTGGAGCTGGACCTGTCCGTCCAGGCGAAGCTGCTGCGGGTGCTCGAGACGCGCGAGGTCCTCTCGCTGGGCGCAGCGAAGCCGAAGGCGGTGGACCTCCACGTGTGCTCCGCGAGCAACAAGGACCTGCGCGCGCGGGTGGCGGGCGGGCAGCTGCGGGAGGACCTCTACTTCCGCCTGGGCCGGCCGGAGGTGATGTTGCCGCCGCTGCGTCAGCGCCCCGAGGAGCTTCCCCTGTTGCTTCAGCAGGAGGTGCGACAGGTGGCGCCCGCGTTGGGGCTGCACGTGTCGCTGGTGGAGGAGTGCCTGCTGCGGCCCTGGCCGGGCAATGTCCGGGAGCTGCGAGTTGAAGTGCGCAGCGCCGCCCAGGCCGCGCTCCTGGTCGGCGAGGCACGCGTGAAGGCCATTCACCTGAGCCCGAGCGCCGGCACCGCGTTCGGGCCCGCGATGTCGACTCCGGTGGCGATGGAGACAGACAAGGTCCGGCGAGAAGCGCCCTCGCGGGCCCCGCCCCTGGAGTCCGAGGAGCGAGCGCGCATCGAGGAGGCACTGCGTCAGCAGGGTGGCAACGTGGCCGCCGCGGCGCGTGCGCTCGGCATGCATCGCACGCAGCTCCGGCGGTTGCTCGCGCGCCATGGCATCACCACGGCTCATGATGCTGAGCGCGACTGA
- a CDS encoding ADYC domain-containing protein: MKQVKQIRPSWLGLMAMLLWVSGCKTCGFHLPPPQPVPDKETPADAGTVSSPADEPLPTTECGDGDGKCKMPWPPPAVPASFAACPTGSCGPGSQNGRGIYVSNTEVRSYCFRDEHAASPSFPYSFCPESFINTANGVRLQVRDWTAPNYVRDAPVSAWLEPTPGTRQPVNLKSIRSDQSRLVITYETSGQVREVSGAGLEQVRLQFSLSVIDDAYVYEMKLNAAPGSGGPEEIQRYLLSYRYKLGSIQSAWMTHCEDPAAGNRISFLGGKKVDGLTAQVTDEPGVTTLSCETGAISTCLAWGYTPWNTRTGDPRWSDYLFRSCLHAKRAAYFVQFGNFNSYTKSGTHIFKRDPFGINAERMDHLEAIWSPRGAECLNLANVRREERREELAGLKRDTGLRDCTEPRWGQNGFGQLATSPESIP; this comes from the coding sequence ATGAAGCAGGTGAAACAGATACGGCCTTCGTGGCTCGGACTGATGGCCATGTTGCTGTGGGTGAGTGGCTGCAAGACGTGCGGGTTCCACCTCCCGCCGCCTCAGCCCGTCCCGGACAAGGAGACACCGGCCGACGCCGGCACTGTCTCGTCCCCCGCCGACGAACCGCTGCCCACCACCGAGTGCGGCGATGGTGATGGGAAGTGCAAGATGCCCTGGCCGCCACCCGCGGTCCCGGCGAGCTTCGCCGCCTGCCCGACGGGCTCGTGTGGTCCCGGCAGCCAGAATGGCAGGGGCATCTACGTCTCCAACACCGAGGTGCGCAGCTACTGCTTCAGGGACGAGCACGCCGCATCGCCCTCGTTCCCCTACTCGTTCTGCCCCGAGTCCTTCATCAACACCGCCAACGGGGTCCGACTCCAGGTGCGGGATTGGACCGCCCCCAACTACGTCCGCGATGCGCCGGTCAGCGCGTGGCTCGAGCCCACTCCCGGCACCCGGCAGCCCGTCAATCTGAAGAGCATCCGGAGTGACCAGAGCCGGCTCGTCATCACCTACGAGACGTCCGGTCAGGTGCGTGAGGTCAGCGGAGCCGGACTGGAGCAGGTGAGGCTTCAGTTCTCGCTCAGCGTCATCGATGACGCCTACGTGTATGAGATGAAGCTCAACGCCGCGCCGGGCTCCGGAGGGCCGGAGGAGATTCAGCGGTATCTCCTCTCCTATCGGTACAAGCTGGGCAGCATCCAATCCGCTTGGATGACCCACTGCGAGGACCCCGCCGCGGGGAATCGAATCTCCTTCCTGGGAGGAAAGAAGGTGGATGGCCTGACGGCGCAAGTGACGGATGAGCCCGGCGTCACGACCCTGAGCTGCGAAACGGGAGCCATCAGTACCTGTCTGGCCTGGGGCTACACGCCGTGGAACACCCGGACAGGTGACCCGCGGTGGAGTGACTATCTCTTCCGTTCATGCCTGCACGCCAAGCGCGCGGCCTACTTCGTCCAGTTCGGGAACTTCAACAGCTACACGAAGTCTGGCACCCACATCTTCAAGAGGGACCCATTCGGCATCAACGCCGAGCGCATGGACCACCTCGAAGCCATCTGGAGCCCCCGGGGCGCGGAATGCCTCAACCTCGCGAACGTCCGCCGCGAGGAGCGCCGCGAGGAACTCGCCGGCTTGAAGCGCGACACCGGGCTGCGCGACTGCACGGAGCCCCGGTGGGGGCAGAACGGGTTCGGGCAGCTCGCAACAAGTCCGGAATCCATTCCCTGA
- a CDS encoding serine/threonine-protein kinase codes for MSASEKERRALDPTLPPEDLDAPRPSSMDAGEVFPVSHWERYEFIEPLGRGGMGEVFKARDLRLGRVVALKFIRGAHPDRVMRLLREARAQARIDHPNICKVYEVGEVGAKAYIAMQLVAGERVDQAAMSLPEKVRVMKEVTEAIHEAHRLGVIHRDLKPANILVSSGEDGRWLPVVLDFGLAYEVDQGHGLTETGAVMGTPAYMAPEQARGDVRSIDRRTDVYGLGATLYEVLTGVPPFTDSTMMGTLAKVLDEEPPPPRTRVPELASDLETIVLKCLNKEPDLRYPSARALAEDLGRYLDGEPIHGQRPGLLHRLKRTARRHRALVAISAVSLVSILVFAVLGVRSWLDARHTREQAVGRARLAEQLGQQVKELEYFLRVAHGLPLHDTTREQQHVHALMETMAAREDALGETGEGLVRYALGRGHLAMLDFDRAHEALTKAWELGIDTPELHLARGRVLGELYHQAIEDARRSGGAEWLAGRQRELEKQYLEPALQALELSRKHALESPRYLEGLIAFYRRDYDAAARAAAEATAEAPWEYEALKLAGDVEYTRAMELLERGEYDAARARLQAAVGQYEQAAESGRSDARIHEALAEAWLQQSELDQRQGRPPQEALRRAMEAGGRAMKAAPLRASGYTRQAQVLLKRYHLNKFQGGSEDPAPILAEWLSTAARAVELDSSDMYAFDSLGNGLFLRGFQEARDGKDPGPSWDEAISALTKALALQPRYPWGLNDLALVYRWKGNHQREHGQDPRAAFAEAERYFRQAIQVDPRYLYAFQNLGDLYDDQATHELAHGQDPEAEIQKALQVGQQALSIDKSFYLVLNQVAAAELTRAQYLVDSGGDPRPALERAFQHLERSLGINATFGRTYLYRARGHLLAAAHALSGELNPDGDLQAGRRALVEAYRNDPDCVDCRVVGARLSVVEAAWAKRRGRPAAPLLQQALAEARRAVELYPYFEAHQELARAYWRLAEEQPASAALESIARGEEQVGFALKLDPALAQAHAIRGGLLLTRARLERQEATRIETLRQARAALTRAVELNPLLRREYEEPLLEVEQRLSRP; via the coding sequence ATGTCAGCTTCCGAAAAGGAAAGACGGGCTCTCGACCCGACGCTTCCGCCGGAAGACCTCGACGCTCCTCGGCCTTCCTCCATGGACGCGGGCGAGGTGTTCCCGGTCAGCCACTGGGAGCGCTACGAGTTCATCGAGCCGCTGGGACGCGGCGGCATGGGCGAGGTCTTCAAGGCACGTGACTTGCGCCTGGGCCGTGTCGTCGCGCTCAAGTTCATCCGCGGGGCGCACCCGGACCGGGTCATGCGTCTGCTGCGGGAAGCCCGCGCGCAGGCGCGCATCGACCATCCGAACATCTGCAAGGTCTACGAGGTCGGCGAGGTTGGCGCAAAGGCATACATCGCCATGCAGCTCGTCGCGGGAGAGCGCGTCGACCAGGCCGCCATGTCCCTGCCCGAAAAAGTACGGGTGATGAAGGAGGTCACCGAGGCCATCCACGAGGCGCACCGGCTCGGCGTCATCCACCGCGACCTCAAGCCCGCCAACATCCTGGTCTCCAGCGGAGAGGACGGGCGGTGGCTCCCGGTGGTGCTGGACTTCGGCTTGGCGTACGAGGTGGACCAGGGACACGGCCTCACCGAGACGGGCGCGGTGATGGGGACGCCCGCGTACATGGCGCCGGAGCAGGCCCGTGGCGATGTTCGGAGCATCGACCGCCGCACGGATGTGTATGGCCTGGGCGCGACGCTCTACGAAGTGCTGACCGGTGTGCCGCCGTTCACCGACTCGACGATGATGGGCACGCTGGCGAAGGTGCTCGACGAGGAGCCGCCGCCCCCGCGCACGCGCGTGCCCGAGCTCGCGAGCGACCTGGAGACCATCGTCCTCAAGTGTCTGAACAAGGAGCCGGACCTGCGCTACCCGTCCGCGCGCGCACTGGCCGAGGACCTGGGACGCTATCTCGACGGCGAGCCCATCCACGGGCAGCGCCCGGGGCTGCTGCACCGGCTGAAGCGGACGGCGCGCAGGCACCGGGCCCTGGTGGCCATCTCGGCGGTGTCGCTGGTGAGCATCCTCGTCTTCGCGGTCCTCGGCGTGCGCTCCTGGCTCGATGCACGGCACACGCGAGAGCAGGCCGTGGGCCGCGCGCGGCTGGCGGAGCAACTGGGACAGCAGGTCAAGGAGCTGGAGTATTTCCTCCGCGTGGCCCATGGGTTGCCGCTGCACGATACGACTCGTGAGCAGCAGCACGTCCACGCGCTCATGGAGACGATGGCGGCGCGGGAGGACGCGCTGGGGGAGACGGGCGAGGGGCTCGTGCGGTACGCCCTGGGACGCGGCCACCTGGCGATGCTCGACTTCGACAGGGCGCACGAGGCGCTGACGAAGGCGTGGGAGCTGGGCATCGACACGCCCGAGCTGCATCTGGCGCGGGGCCGCGTGCTGGGCGAGCTGTACCACCAGGCCATCGAGGACGCGCGGCGCAGCGGTGGCGCGGAGTGGCTGGCAGGGCGGCAGCGGGAGCTGGAGAAGCAGTACCTGGAGCCGGCGCTCCAGGCGCTCGAGCTCAGCCGGAAGCACGCGCTGGAGTCACCTCGCTACCTCGAAGGGCTCATTGCCTTCTACCGCCGGGACTACGACGCGGCGGCTCGGGCCGCGGCGGAAGCCACCGCTGAAGCTCCCTGGGAGTACGAGGCGCTGAAGCTCGCCGGAGACGTCGAATACACGCGGGCGATGGAGCTCTTGGAGCGAGGCGAGTACGACGCGGCGCGCGCGCGGCTCCAGGCGGCGGTGGGCCAGTACGAACAGGCGGCCGAGTCCGGGAGGAGCGACGCGCGGATTCATGAGGCGCTCGCGGAGGCGTGGCTGCAGCAGTCGGAATTGGACCAGCGGCAGGGAAGGCCACCCCAGGAGGCACTGCGACGCGCGATGGAGGCAGGGGGCAGGGCGATGAAGGCGGCTCCGCTGCGCGCGTCCGGGTACACCCGGCAGGCGCAGGTCCTGTTGAAGCGCTATCACCTGAACAAGTTCCAGGGCGGCAGCGAGGACCCGGCGCCCATCCTCGCCGAGTGGCTCTCCACGGCGGCGCGCGCGGTGGAGCTGGATTCGAGCGATATGTATGCCTTTGACTCGCTCGGCAATGGCCTCTTCCTGCGAGGCTTCCAGGAGGCCAGGGACGGGAAGGATCCAGGGCCGTCATGGGACGAGGCCATCTCCGCGCTGACGAAGGCATTGGCGCTCCAGCCTCGCTATCCCTGGGGACTCAATGACCTGGCGTTGGTGTACCGCTGGAAGGGCAACCACCAGCGCGAGCACGGCCAGGACCCGCGCGCCGCCTTCGCGGAAGCGGAGCGCTACTTCCGTCAGGCGATACAGGTGGACCCTCGCTACCTGTATGCCTTCCAGAACCTGGGCGACCTGTACGACGACCAGGCGACGCACGAGCTGGCGCACGGACAGGACCCGGAGGCCGAAATCCAGAAGGCACTCCAGGTGGGGCAGCAGGCCCTCTCCATCGACAAGAGCTTCTACCTGGTGCTGAACCAGGTGGCCGCCGCGGAGCTGACGCGAGCGCAGTACCTCGTCGACAGTGGGGGAGACCCACGCCCCGCGCTGGAGCGCGCGTTCCAGCACCTGGAGCGCTCCCTGGGTATCAACGCCACGTTCGGGAGGACGTACCTGTACCGCGCCCGGGGCCATCTCCTGGCGGCGGCCCACGCGCTGAGCGGGGAGCTCAATCCCGACGGTGACCTGCAGGCTGGACGAAGGGCGCTCGTGGAGGCGTACCGCAACGACCCGGACTGCGTGGACTGCCGCGTGGTGGGCGCGCGGCTGAGCGTGGTGGAGGCGGCGTGGGCGAAGCGGCGGGGACGGCCGGCAGCGCCGCTGCTCCAGCAGGCGCTCGCCGAGGCACGGCGCGCCGTGGAGCTGTATCCGTACTTCGAGGCCCACCAGGAACTGGCGCGAGCCTATTGGCGCCTCGCGGAGGAACAGCCCGCCAGCGCCGCGCTCGAGTCCATCGCGCGAGGCGAGGAACAGGTGGGCTTCGCGCTGAAGCTCGACCCGGCCCTGGCGCAGGCCCACGCCATTCGTGGAGGACTCCTGCTGACGCGGGCCCGGCTGGAGCGCCAGGAGGCAACACGCATCGAGACGCTCCGCCAGGCCCGCGCCGCGCTCACGCGGGCCGTCGAGCTCAATCCGTTGCTGCGGAGGGAGTACGAGGAGCCGCTGCTTGAAGTGGAGCAGCGGCTCTCACGGCCCTGA
- a CDS encoding zinc metalloprotease, translating into MTGCGPVDEAEQQDTQAAAVDIRNCGAQEFSQDEVAEIEARYEAARAVQAMGGTVHASAISIPVYVHVIRDASGNGGVTTTQINNQITVLNQAYASAGVSFTLAAVDYTNNAQYYTCTGGGCETKMKKALRKGSADDLNLYTNNMGQGLLGWATFPWSYASASASDGVVILQSSLPGGSATNYNEGDTATHEVGHWLGLYHTFQGGCTSPGDSVDDTPYEASPASACPAGRDTCTTAGVDPITNFMDYTYDSCMNTFSAGQISRMNSMWTTYRAGK; encoded by the coding sequence ATGACCGGTTGCGGTCCCGTGGACGAGGCGGAGCAGCAGGACACCCAGGCCGCGGCGGTGGACATCCGCAACTGCGGTGCTCAGGAGTTCAGCCAGGACGAGGTGGCGGAGATTGAAGCGCGCTACGAGGCGGCCCGTGCGGTTCAGGCGATGGGCGGCACGGTCCACGCCTCGGCCATCTCCATCCCCGTCTATGTCCACGTCATCCGTGACGCGAGCGGCAACGGCGGTGTGACGACGACGCAGATCAACAACCAGATCACCGTGCTGAACCAGGCCTACGCGTCGGCCGGCGTCAGCTTCACCCTGGCGGCGGTGGACTACACCAACAACGCCCAGTACTACACCTGCACTGGCGGCGGTTGTGAGACGAAGATGAAGAAGGCGCTGCGCAAGGGCAGCGCGGACGACCTGAACCTCTACACCAACAACATGGGCCAGGGCCTGCTCGGCTGGGCGACCTTCCCGTGGAGCTACGCCAGCGCTTCGGCCTCGGATGGCGTGGTCATCCTCCAGAGCTCGCTGCCCGGCGGCTCCGCGACCAACTACAACGAGGGCGACACCGCCACCCACGAGGTCGGCCACTGGCTGGGCCTGTACCACACGTTCCAGGGCGGCTGCACGAGCCCCGGCGACAGCGTGGATGACACCCCGTACGAGGCCTCCCCGGCCTCCGCCTGCCCCGCCGGCCGCGACACCTGCACCACCGCTGGCGTGGACCCCATCACCAACTTCATGGACTACACCTACGACTCCTGCATGAACACGTTCAGCGCGGGCCAGATCAGCCGCATGAACAGCATGTGGACCACGTACCGCGCGGGCAAGTAG
- a CDS encoding Imm49 family immunity protein, whose amino-acid sequence MRHDPLELAEENFTYQLQRALARVARGEGTGDTLASIAMAYRVLAICALLRNADSERFARLLCKSGQVRLHLLERVPLGLKVPAPVLAVSNDVGFCAALAGGDLVTATKIAAHSPRARFEGWEDEEDFLFFHFLQQLLRAPSEADPLLRLLDRWNQVVDGDVTPFFSVCQALLGSDAYRFSTALGEMVEARKDNLRKYRKQLDFDPELHATEGKVYLNGLALIRLAESRGIPACERYELLPRPALMARCPTLSEDAWRSP is encoded by the coding sequence ATGAGGCACGACCCACTGGAGCTCGCGGAGGAGAATTTCACGTACCAACTCCAGCGCGCGCTCGCCAGGGTTGCGCGAGGAGAGGGGACGGGAGACACGCTGGCCTCTATCGCCATGGCCTACCGCGTCCTGGCGATCTGCGCGCTGCTGAGGAATGCGGACTCGGAGCGCTTCGCCCGGTTGCTGTGCAAGTCGGGACAGGTCCGGCTTCATCTCCTGGAGAGAGTCCCCCTTGGCTTGAAGGTCCCTGCTCCGGTACTGGCCGTCAGCAATGACGTGGGCTTCTGTGCTGCCCTGGCCGGCGGTGATCTGGTCACCGCCACGAAGATTGCCGCGCACTCTCCGCGCGCCCGTTTTGAGGGATGGGAGGACGAGGAGGACTTTCTCTTCTTCCATTTCCTCCAACAGTTGCTCCGTGCGCCGTCAGAAGCAGATCCGCTGCTCCGGCTCTTGGACCGCTGGAATCAGGTTGTCGATGGAGATGTCACTCCCTTCTTCTCCGTCTGCCAGGCGTTGCTCGGCTCGGATGCCTACCGATTTTCGACCGCGCTCGGGGAGATGGTCGAAGCTCGCAAAGACAATCTCCGCAAGTATCGGAAGCAACTCGACTTCGATCCGGAGCTCCACGCCACTGAGGGCAAGGTGTACCTCAATGGACTGGCCCTCATCCGTCTGGCGGAGTCCCGCGGCATTCCGGCCTGCGAACGATACGAGCTCCTTCCTCGACCGGCCCTCATGGCGCGGTGCCCCACCTTGTCGGAAGATGCCTGGCGCAGCCCTTGA
- a CDS encoding imm11 family protein yields MRHFILQHDATNQVYCQIWKLPDDLPRSHRPARGIPMGSEYPADLKFQMAPEARGNQIADVIPNALNFLMVSNRVRHLLSQHSKANIEFLRFILLNHKGRVASDELYIANVLGTREWADMERSMGARVTTLEGTREFEHLRRLYLKDGEVDPDVGVFRISAMPKLVLVHEELKRLLESEGVTGAVFHPVGTKVDIR; encoded by the coding sequence ATGAGACACTTCATCCTGCAGCATGACGCCACCAATCAGGTGTATTGCCAGATATGGAAGCTCCCGGATGACCTGCCAAGGTCTCACAGGCCGGCACGGGGCATTCCCATGGGAAGCGAGTACCCGGCGGACCTGAAGTTCCAGATGGCGCCCGAGGCACGGGGAAACCAGATTGCGGACGTGATTCCCAACGCGCTCAATTTCCTGATGGTCTCGAACAGGGTGAGGCACCTCCTGTCCCAGCATTCCAAAGCCAATATCGAGTTCCTTCGCTTCATCCTCCTCAATCACAAGGGGCGCGTCGCGAGTGACGAGCTCTACATCGCCAACGTGCTGGGAACGCGAGAGTGGGCGGACATGGAGCGAAGCATGGGGGCTCGCGTGACCACGCTGGAAGGCACGCGAGAGTTCGAGCACCTGCGCCGGCTCTATCTGAAGGACGGAGAGGTCGATCCGGACGTCGGCGTCTTTCGCATCTCGGCCATGCCGAAGCTCGTCCTCGTCCATGAAGAGCTGAAGCGACTCCTGGAGAGTGAGGGCGTCACCGGCGCTGTCTTCCACCCCGTGGGCACCAAAGTCGATATCCGATGA
- a CDS encoding AHH domain-containing protein → MTTSRHWKEVPKDERHPQRDASTGCLYKHQGKPKATKTDPACAYKVNGYDETRGTRSKRNLYELDPDDELKGAWRVGLRKRLTVRERLLGKVFEEKVNEGRAPKSGERDRHRPVNPTDQKGAWAFEGNNYKQAIRPFFHEYHHILPTESVFDHLNANELEILQDKARYNINSKKNMIILPCTRDISAVLGLPTHLGRHGRETGYAMRCANALVTFKQTNSALKDKPCDVKEDDARKLKDSLERWQQKEYWLIVKFGRANPEADLNSMPPILKV, encoded by the coding sequence ATGACAACCTCAAGACACTGGAAGGAAGTTCCGAAGGATGAGAGGCATCCCCAAAGGGACGCCTCCACGGGCTGTCTCTACAAACATCAGGGGAAACCCAAGGCAACCAAGACCGATCCAGCGTGCGCCTACAAGGTCAATGGGTACGACGAGACCAGGGGCACTCGAAGCAAGAGAAACCTCTATGAGCTTGATCCAGATGATGAGCTCAAGGGGGCCTGGCGCGTGGGGCTCAGGAAACGTCTGACGGTCCGGGAGCGGCTGCTCGGGAAGGTTTTCGAAGAGAAGGTGAATGAAGGCCGTGCTCCCAAGAGCGGAGAGCGCGACCGTCACCGTCCCGTGAACCCGACGGACCAGAAGGGAGCCTGGGCATTCGAGGGTAACAACTACAAGCAGGCGATCCGCCCGTTCTTCCACGAGTATCACCACATCCTGCCGACGGAGTCGGTTTTCGACCACCTCAACGCCAATGAGCTCGAGATTCTGCAGGACAAGGCCCGCTACAACATCAACTCCAAGAAGAATATGATCATCCTGCCATGCACCCGGGACATTTCCGCGGTCCTCGGGCTTCCCACGCACCTGGGGCGGCATGGGCGTGAGACCGGATACGCCATGCGCTGCGCCAATGCGTTGGTGACCTTCAAGCAGACGAACAGCGCACTCAAGGACAAGCCCTGTGACGTCAAGGAGGACGATGCCCGAAAGTTGAAGGACTCACTCGAGCGATGGCAGCAGAAGGAATACTGGTTGATCGTCAAGTTTGGCCGGGCGAACCCGGAAGCCGACCTCAACAGCATGCCCCCAATACTGAAAGTGTAA